One window from the genome of Sphaerotilus microaerophilus encodes:
- a CDS encoding class I SAM-dependent methyltransferase translates to MSLPPDGPAIDRSFGNQAVATDERRALIRRVFESVAPRYDLMNDLMSMGIHRLWKRTLARRVAHCRGTVVDLAGGTGDVARLLRGPGRQVTVCDPSAAMMAVGRARADSAGLQWIEGEAEHLPFADASVDLLTLSFGLRNATQVAAALAEVRRVLRPGGQYVCLEFSRPRPWLAPMYDLYSRWVIPRLGAAVAGQPEAYRYLIESIRRFPDQRELATLMREAGFTDVRWENLSFGIACLHHGSRA, encoded by the coding sequence ATGAGTCTCCCGCCCGACGGCCCCGCGATCGACCGCAGCTTCGGCAACCAGGCGGTGGCCACTGACGAGCGGCGCGCCCTCATCCGCCGGGTGTTCGAGTCGGTGGCGCCGCGCTACGACCTGATGAACGACCTGATGAGCATGGGCATCCACCGGCTGTGGAAGCGCACGCTCGCCCGCCGGGTGGCGCACTGCCGTGGCACCGTGGTCGACCTGGCCGGTGGCACCGGCGACGTGGCGCGCCTGTTGCGCGGCCCGGGCCGGCAGGTGACGGTCTGCGACCCCAGCGCCGCGATGATGGCGGTGGGCCGGGCCCGCGCCGACAGCGCCGGCCTGCAGTGGATCGAGGGCGAGGCCGAGCACCTGCCCTTTGCCGATGCCAGCGTGGACCTGCTCACGCTTTCCTTCGGCCTGCGCAACGCCACCCAGGTGGCGGCCGCGCTGGCCGAGGTGCGGCGTGTGCTGCGCCCCGGCGGCCAGTACGTCTGCCTGGAGTTCTCGCGCCCGCGGCCCTGGCTGGCGCCGATGTACGACCTCTACTCGCGCTGGGTCATCCCGCGCCTGGGTGCCGCGGTGGCCGGCCAGCCGGAGGCCTACCGCTACCTGATCGAATCGATCCGGCGCTTTCCGGACCAGCGCGAGCTGGCCACGCTGATGCGCGAGGCCGGCTTCACCGACGTGCGCTGGGAGAACCTCTCCTTCGGTATCGCCTGCCTGCACCACGGGAGCCGCGCATGA
- a CDS encoding TlpA family protein disulfide reductase has protein sequence MQPTRRRLLSLALGSAVAGPAWLQAGAARAQTQTQATGALVLEPEGRLNAAPLFAAALWDLDNRPARVSAGQPLIVNFWARWCGPCRVEIPELVAHTERKTGVGVIGINIETDPAPVRDFARAYDVNYPVVLTRERGLDLMRALGNSKAGLPFTVVLDRRGAVVASRLGLLSREHIEAATQRALR, from the coding sequence ATGCAGCCCACGCGCCGCCGCCTGCTGTCGCTGGCCCTCGGATCGGCGGTGGCCGGCCCGGCCTGGCTGCAGGCCGGCGCAGCGCGGGCCCAGACCCAGACCCAGGCCACCGGCGCGCTGGTGCTGGAGCCCGAGGGGCGCCTCAACGCTGCGCCGCTGTTCGCCGCCGCGCTGTGGGACCTGGACAACCGCCCGGCCAGGGTGAGCGCCGGCCAGCCGCTGATCGTCAACTTCTGGGCCCGCTGGTGCGGACCCTGCCGGGTCGAGATCCCCGAGCTGGTGGCGCACACCGAACGCAAGACCGGCGTCGGTGTGATCGGCATCAACATCGAGACCGACCCGGCGCCGGTGCGCGACTTTGCCCGCGCCTACGACGTCAACTACCCCGTCGTGCTCACCCGCGAGCGCGGCCTGGACCTGATGCGTGCGCTGGGCAACAGCAAGGCCGGCCTGCCCTTCACCGTGGTGCTGGACCGCCGCGGCGCGGTGGTCGCCAGCCGGCTCGGGCTGCTCAGCCGCGAGCACATCGAGGCGGCCACCCAGCGCGCGCTGCGCTGA
- a CDS encoding ABC transporter permease yields MSALWLTARLDIVESLRARWFLIYTLVFGGIVALLFLFGLTESRVLGFIGLSRLLVTYIQLTMAILPIFVLITTVRSVAGDREAGVFEYLLSLPVSLGAWFWGKFVGRWLVVFLPVAAAMLAAVGIALVRGIEVPWTMFGYYTALLAAMAVCFLGFGMLISAVARSTDMAQGAAFLLWLVLLLFLDLILLGVMIQGRVAPEVAVGVALANPLQVFRTAALALFDPQLIVLGPSAFVILDTFGAKGYMAFALAYPSALGLLAASLGYFLFRRGDLP; encoded by the coding sequence ATGTCTGCTCTGTGGTTGACCGCCCGCCTGGACATCGTCGAGTCGCTGCGCGCGCGCTGGTTCCTGATCTACACGCTGGTGTTCGGCGGCATCGTCGCGCTGCTGTTCCTGTTCGGCCTGACTGAGTCGCGCGTGCTGGGCTTCATCGGCCTGTCGCGCCTGCTGGTGACCTACATCCAGCTCACCATGGCCATCCTGCCGATCTTCGTGCTCATCACCACCGTGCGCTCGGTGGCGGGGGACCGCGAGGCTGGTGTCTTCGAGTACCTGCTGTCGCTGCCGGTGTCCCTGGGCGCCTGGTTCTGGGGCAAGTTCGTCGGCCGCTGGCTGGTGGTCTTCCTGCCGGTGGCCGCGGCCATGCTGGCGGCGGTGGGCATCGCGCTGGTGCGCGGCATCGAGGTGCCTTGGACGATGTTTGGCTACTACACCGCTCTGCTGGCGGCGATGGCGGTGTGCTTCCTCGGGTTCGGCATGCTGATCTCGGCGGTGGCGCGCTCGACCGACATGGCGCAGGGTGCGGCCTTCCTGCTCTGGCTGGTGCTGCTGCTCTTCCTGGACCTGATCCTGCTGGGCGTGATGATCCAGGGCCGCGTGGCGCCCGAGGTGGCGGTGGGCGTGGCGCTGGCCAACCCGCTGCAGGTCTTCCGCACCGCGGCGCTGGCGCTGTTCGACCCGCAGCTGATCGTGCTTGGCCCCTCGGCCTTCGTGATCCTGGACACCTTCGGCGCCAAGGGCTACATGGCCTTCGCGCTGGCCTACCCGAGTGCGCTGGGCCTGCTGGCCGCGTCGCTGGGCTACTTCCTCTTCCGCCGCGGGGACCTGCCGTGA
- a CDS encoding ABC transporter ATP-binding protein yields MIRIASVSKTFRRARVLDGIELDIGPGERVALIGSNGAGKTTLVRCLLGEYTHEGIITIGGRSPRNERTAVLGTVGFVPQLPPPLKMPVGRLIDFAASLCGTPPQRIVELAARLGLDTAPIMDRPFVRLSGGMKQKLLIAIALGRDARVLILDEPAANLDPAARKVFFELLAERVQDATMLISSHRLNEVSSLVNRVIELDLGKVVLDDRVADDANLTSVLDARVVVRRADAALARALGEWHFADVGDVGDPGAGQVWQGRVAGADRLRFLGMISRYVGLIQDLQLREQESA; encoded by the coding sequence ATGATTCGCATCGCCTCTGTTTCCAAGACCTTTCGCCGGGCCCGCGTGCTCGATGGCATCGAGCTCGACATCGGGCCGGGTGAGCGGGTCGCGTTGATCGGCTCCAACGGCGCGGGCAAGACCACGCTGGTGCGCTGCCTGCTGGGCGAGTACACCCACGAGGGCATCATCACCATCGGCGGGCGCTCGCCGCGCAACGAGCGCACGGCGGTGCTGGGCACGGTGGGCTTCGTGCCGCAGCTGCCGCCGCCGCTGAAGATGCCGGTGGGCCGGCTGATCGACTTTGCCGCCAGCCTGTGCGGCACGCCGCCGCAGCGCATCGTCGAGCTGGCCGCCCGGCTTGGGCTGGATACCGCGCCGATCATGGACCGCCCCTTCGTGCGCCTGTCCGGCGGCATGAAGCAGAAGCTGCTGATCGCCATCGCGCTGGGCCGCGATGCGCGCGTACTCATCCTCGACGAGCCGGCCGCCAACCTGGACCCAGCGGCGCGCAAGGTGTTCTTCGAGCTCCTGGCCGAGCGCGTCCAGGACGCGACCATGCTGATCTCCAGCCACCGGCTCAACGAGGTCTCCTCGCTGGTCAACCGGGTGATCGAGCTGGACCTGGGCAAGGTGGTGCTCGACGACCGCGTGGCCGACGATGCCAACCTGACCAGCGTGCTCGATGCCCGCGTGGTGGTGCGCCGCGCCGATGCCGCGCTGGCGCGGGCGCTGGGCGAGTGGCACTTCGCCGATGTCGGCGATGTGGGCGACCCCGGCGCGGGCCAGGTCTGGCAGGGCCGCGTGGCGGGTGCCGACCGGCTGCGCTTCCTGGGCATGATCTCGCGCTACGTCGGGCTGATCCAGGACCTCCAGCTGCGCGAGCAGGAGTCGGCATGA
- a CDS encoding NapH/MauN family ferredoxin-type protein — MNNPLRKRFGEQILLMFGREPKRPEEGDIAPAAQKIHFFKQGNRDFIAEKKHARAHAVKKNTWRNRRWATLITANLLFVLSYWLDVQLLEGSLTASRFVGFHLIDLNSALQVMLAHKHIIVNLLIGTGTILVGWALLGGRTFCSWVCPYHLLAEWAEKLHLWLAEKKLVSDAPIDRRLRVVFWLIFALLALGTGYTVYEAISPTGILSRALIYGPGLALLWVIALLFFEVFFSRRAWCRYACPIGLTYGVVGIVSPLRVKYTLEGCFHEGDCRKVCLVPHVLDTVIKGRAVDTEVPIGPDCTRCGLCVDTCPSGSLKFDVKGLSKLL, encoded by the coding sequence ATGAACAACCCGTTGAGAAAACGCTTCGGCGAGCAGATCCTCCTCATGTTCGGCCGCGAGCCGAAGCGCCCGGAGGAGGGCGACATCGCCCCCGCGGCGCAGAAGATCCACTTCTTCAAGCAGGGCAACCGCGACTTCATCGCCGAGAAGAAGCACGCGCGCGCCCATGCGGTCAAGAAGAACACCTGGCGCAACCGCCGCTGGGCCACGCTGATCACCGCCAACCTGCTGTTCGTGCTGTCGTACTGGCTGGACGTGCAGTTGCTGGAGGGCTCGCTGACTGCCTCGCGCTTCGTCGGCTTCCACCTGATCGACCTGAACTCGGCCCTGCAGGTGATGCTGGCGCACAAGCACATCATCGTGAACCTGCTGATCGGCACCGGCACCATCCTGGTGGGCTGGGCACTGCTGGGCGGGCGCACCTTCTGCTCCTGGGTGTGCCCGTACCACCTGCTGGCCGAGTGGGCCGAGAAGCTGCACCTGTGGCTGGCCGAGAAGAAGCTCGTGTCTGATGCGCCGATCGACCGGCGCCTGCGCGTGGTGTTCTGGCTGATCTTCGCGCTGCTGGCGCTGGGCACCGGCTACACGGTGTACGAGGCCATCTCGCCCACCGGCATCCTCTCGCGGGCGCTGATCTACGGCCCGGGCCTGGCGCTGCTGTGGGTGATCGCGCTGCTGTTCTTCGAGGTGTTCTTCTCCCGCCGTGCCTGGTGCCGCTACGCCTGCCCGATCGGGCTGACCTACGGCGTGGTGGGCATCGTCTCGCCGCTGCGCGTCAAGTACACGCTGGAAGGCTGCTTCCACGAGGGCGATTGCCGCAAGGTCTGCCTGGTGCCGCACGTGCTCGACACGGTCATCAAGGGCCGCGCGGTGGACACCGAGGTGCCCATCGGCCCGGACTGCACCCGCTGCGGCCTGTGCGTGGACACCTGCCCGAGCGGATCGCTCAAGTTTGACGTCAAGGGCCTGTCTAAATTGTTGTAG
- a CDS encoding 4Fe-4S dicluster domain-containing protein, producing the protein MSDDPKDSPSAAPEPAASSPAPRKPALTAAQRMSRERQQQARRRVLHTILLSGGVMGAALSGWLPLAYAQRQRLRPPGALDEKDFLASCIKCGQCVQVCPVNAIKLADLVDGFGVGAPYIAARDQACDFSCDAVQCILACPTGALTYHKPDFLKPRSGAGLAAKPVLKAKQKDPEPTLNLTERIGVARLTRPESCLALQGKGFKGQARGADFKGRMRYMEVDRWKPIPVADHPYDVPECDLCVRECPVAQAISIETVTLADGRQRRQPVVHEPCVGCGVCEMVCPVEQAAIEVVPREVWRA; encoded by the coding sequence ATGAGCGATGACCCCAAGGACTCGCCGTCTGCGGCGCCCGAGCCGGCCGCATCCTCACCCGCGCCACGCAAGCCGGCGCTGACCGCAGCGCAGCGCATGTCGCGCGAACGGCAGCAGCAGGCGCGCCGCCGCGTGCTGCACACGATCCTGCTCTCCGGCGGGGTGATGGGCGCGGCGCTGTCGGGCTGGCTGCCGCTGGCCTACGCGCAGCGCCAGCGCCTGCGCCCGCCCGGTGCGCTGGACGAGAAGGACTTCCTGGCCTCTTGCATCAAGTGCGGCCAGTGCGTGCAGGTCTGTCCGGTCAATGCGATCAAGCTGGCCGACCTGGTCGATGGCTTCGGGGTGGGCGCGCCCTACATCGCCGCGCGCGACCAGGCCTGCGACTTTTCCTGCGATGCGGTGCAGTGCATCCTGGCCTGCCCGACCGGGGCGCTGACCTACCACAAGCCCGACTTCCTCAAGCCCCGCAGCGGTGCCGGCCTGGCCGCCAAGCCCGTGCTCAAGGCCAAGCAGAAGGACCCGGAGCCGACGCTGAACCTGACCGAGCGCATCGGCGTGGCGCGGCTGACCCGGCCCGAGTCCTGCCTGGCATTGCAGGGCAAGGGCTTCAAGGGCCAGGCGCGCGGAGCCGACTTCAAGGGCCGCATGCGCTACATGGAGGTGGACCGCTGGAAGCCGATTCCCGTGGCCGATCACCCCTACGACGTGCCCGAGTGCGACCTGTGCGTGCGCGAGTGCCCGGTGGCGCAGGCGATCTCGATCGAGACCGTCACGCTGGCCGATGGCCGCCAGCGCCGCCAGCCCGTGGTGCACGAGCCCTGCGTGGGCTGCGGCGTGTGCGAGATGGTCTGCCCGGTCGAACAGGCGGCCATCGAGGTGGTGCCGCGGGAGGTGTGGCGAGCATGA